Proteins from one Rhizoctonia solani chromosome 5, complete sequence genomic window:
- a CDS encoding Rho GTPase-activating protein 1 yields MAPPALSLKQRLAALTVNTPASPISPISRTPAFPSPRTPNNGFGLVDVEEQYEGMRPEEREQIDKALNAVITQAGVDYETRPMVVVTAASFPDPRLISYDILLSRIIAYLDLYVENDYVVVFLAAGGRHTPSWNWIWKAYRSMSRKYRKNLKRLLIVHPTWFSKMFVSLAGAVLSPKFFRKITYVSTLSELARHVPLTQIEIAPAVYKYDVPLIHLRLMGPDGESSPVPRVIRDCVEYLRSEGPLGLNLEVEGLFRRSPNVGLLRSVREAYDRGNQVTLAQYHDPHIAAVLIKKFLRDLPEPIFSGSLYPIIAKCPPSTGWGVDGLSGPPSSKLVANGTVSLGLSNGTANGINGRGHKRVGSEAEMATVGGWGEGDACVEYIREVLLPAMGWGCRVVLLGYIFHLLHDVSLRSSVNRMDAHNLALCISPNLVRSNDPIRDVKMCAVPGAASMTGGTWNTPGAGPAPPAPPRKAGSTTLGDIVRVCIERYFEIFEDVPDRGDALPVPSELKFDDEAGTLVDMSRSSLMGSAVLVDDSPTEPSSGDTSLTTLDSVPRSSVDIEDDELNEAMLVMSVTPEPPAPRSPRSMRAGINLMSKSTGTLAPSSWSRSLKPGSAPVSPRLPSASTSALGSSPARPTVPLGSPANRHRRTPSANSTAFSVAHTTGQNSTSGPGSTIRGARSVISIEKQAGSRKGSIALGRSGSAGASGVAALGVTANGFFERPN; encoded by the exons ATGGCCCCGCCCGCACTGAGTCTTAAGCAGCGACTAGCAGCGCTCACTGTCAATACCCCGGCGTCACCCATATCACCCATCTCTCGGACTCCTGCCTTTCCTTCGCCGAGAACACCGAACAATGGATTTGGACTGGTGGATGTGGAAGAACAATACGAGGGAATGAGGCCAGAGGAAAGAGAGCAGATAGACAAGGCTTTGAATGCAGTGATTACCCAAGCAGGTGTTGACTATGA AACCAGGCCTAT GGTTGTGGTCACAGCAGCCTCTTTTCCAGATCCACGCCTTATATCCTATGATATTCTCCTTTC CCGAATCATAGCGTATCTCGACTTGTATG TTGAAAATGACTATGTCGTCGTATTTTTAGCTGCCGGTGGTCGACATACGCCAAGCTGGAACTGGATATGGAAAGCTTATAGGAGCATGAGTCGAAA ATACCGTAAGAATCTGAAACGATTG TTAATTGTCCATCCAACGTGGTTTTCCAAGA TGTTTGTATCGCTCGCGGGCGCAGTCCTCAGCCCAAAATTCTTTCGCAAGATTACATATGTTTCTACACTCTCTGAACTCGCACGTCACGTCCCTTTGACACAAATTGAAATTGCCCCTGCAGTCTACAAGTATGACGTTCCTCTAATTCATCTC CGGCTTATGGGACCCGATGGTGAATCTTCACCAGTACCCCGAGTAATCCGAGATTGCGTCGAGTATCTCAGATCAGAAGGTCCCCTCGGTCTGAACCTTGAGGTTGAAGGCTTGTTCAGACGAAGTCCCAACGTCGGGCTGTTGAGAAGCGTCAGGGAAGCTTATGATCGAG GTAACCAAGTTACACTCGCTCAATACCACGACCCTCATATCGCCGCCGTCCTCATCAAAAAGTTCCTCCGTGATCTCCCAGAACCGATATTCTCCGGCTCTCTCTACCCTATTATCGCCAAATGTCCGCCTAGCACCGGCTGGGGCGTCGATGGCCTCTCAGGGCCTCCTTCCTCTAAATTGGTTGCTAATGGAACTGTCAGTCTGGGCCTCTCGAATGGGACCGCGAATGGAATAAACGGGAGGGGCCATAAACGAGTTGGTAGTGAAGCTGAAATGGCTACCGTGGGAGGATGGGGCGAGGGAGACGCGTGCGTAGAGTACATCCGTGAAGTGTTGTTGCCTGCAATGGGCTGGGGATGCCGGGTGGTCTTGTTGGGATACATCTTCC ACCTCCTTCATGACGTATCCCTCCGGTCCAGCGTCAACAGAATGGATGCACATAACCTAGCTTTGTGTATCTCGCCCAATCTTGTCCGTTCAAATGACCCCATCCGCGACGTCAAGATGTGTGCCGTACCAGGCGCAGCATCCATGACGGGCGGAACGTGGAATACCCCGGGCGCTGGCCCTGCACCTCCAGCTCCCCCTCGAAAAGCAGGTTCTACCACTCTAGGCGACATTGTCAGAGTATGCATCGAACGATACTTTGAAATCTTTGAAGATGTTCCAGACCGGGGCGACGCGTTGCCCGTACCTTCCGAACTGAAATTCGACGATGAGGCGGGGACTTTGGTTGATATGAGCAGGTCGAGTCTGATGGGGAGTGCCGTTCTCGTTGACGACAGCCCCACCGAGCCATCCTCCGGTGACACCAGTCTCACAACCCTCGATAGCGTACCTCGCTCGAGCGTGGACATTGAAGACGACGAGCTGAACGAGGCCATGCTCGTCATGTCCGTCACGCCCGAACCTCCAGCGCCCCGTTCTCCACGAAGCATGCGTGCAGGAATAAACCTCATGTCCAAGTCCACCGGAACACTCGCCCCCTCTTCTTGGTCCCGCTCTCTAAAGCCGGGTAGTGCCCCCGTCTCGCCGAGACTTCCAAGCGCATCTACCTCGGCTCTCGGTTCGTCTCCTGCCCGACCTACTGTCCCGCTCGGTTCTCCGGCAAACCGCCATCGCCGCACGCCCTCTGCCAACTCGACCGCGTTCTCTGTCGCACATACCACAGGCCAGAATTCAACATCTGGTCCAGGGTCCACGATCCGTGGGGCTCGGTCGGTGATTAGCATCGAAAAACAGGCAGGCTCGAGAAAGGGGTCGATTGCGCTCGGGAGGTCTGGGAGTGCAGGTGCGAGCGGGGTCGCTGCTCTAGGAGTGACCGCCAATGGGTTTTTTGAGAGGCCTAATTGA